Proteins from one Sphaeramia orbicularis chromosome 17, fSphaOr1.1, whole genome shotgun sequence genomic window:
- the eif4g1a gene encoding eukaryotic translation initiation factor 4 gamma 1a isoform X1: MNKPPQPITGPTSVPNPAPSPGLTQAAYGPGQPPSLVFATPPPPQMNSAPPPRQFAAGPRTLHQQGGYRALQGYYQNRPAMATSAPRVQTSSGPRPVAPHVYPPSSQMMMISQQQLPFAGSPQGYFLPPGQYRPPYMPNTQQYPVTSGTAGFYPGTSPAEYPAYEPSLAARERRGGGGRGAGRENGRLSLHGAPLTSQRYPAGAYYSAQPQYPPSVQPAPVIINPAQQQQQAPPPQQPPAQSQGPLKRERKPVVCHNKRESHLLSEIRIRDPNQGGRDITEEIMSGGRSTTTPTPPQASIADVSPPQTNGEVLQPINTVTTREENVDLPASSETPPPPANANPESVEEAKQEPDSQVAPTTDLAPQPVAPTSATEAQSLLIKDQQSPSSLSEAAASPVEAVNTDDNKVSDTVDAPVGPSASLAAQEVPVKKDEPIVSAPAESSQEKEQKTSEEVKKIEKEEQESSAMIEPAVEVKAVVTPVNMAKEETSCPPTEPVTETSQPPNSVQEPVCPVTQNETPSCDPEPEPTVAESAEPLLSNGLPQDIEEMSEDTTSLDTKPLEKPETSLSQESAPVAKMAKPAQEEEEEKKEEVGKEKGEDAPSTSVSCPTEESTMQAATSVPKKKKNMKELNKKAAIGNLLDAFTEEQDAKASSEPQTTQADPVPAAPAEPPTKVVDETWEEKEDKQNEIDGPKPTPEPTEQKYQYKEEQWKPIDPEEKKRYDREFLLGFQFISASMHKPEGLPVISDVVLDKVNKTPLRPADPARLMSVGPDFTPSYLGNLGSRSVGGPRGPPPGPRRSQQGQRKEPRKIISSMSLNDDVQLNKAEKAWKPSVKKSTRSRGVEEPEEDDPDQAKTQELFKRLRSILNKLTPQKFQELMKQVTELTIDTEERLKGAIDLIFEKAISEPNFSVAYANMCRCLMGLKVPTSDKPGHFVNFRKLLLNRCQKEFEKDQDDDEIFEKKQKELEASKDDEERERLRVELEEARDKARRRSLGNIKFIGELFKLKMLTEAIMHDCVVKLLKNHDEESLECLCRLLSTIGKDLDFEKAKPRMDQYFNQMDKIIKERKTSSRIRFMLQDVLDLRKSNWVPRRGDQGPKTIDQIHKEAEMEEHREQIKVQQQLLSKKEGGGGGGGGGGGRMGGGMGGRGPHTPGGGRVSQPQDEGWNTVPISKNRPIDTNLLSKITKSGALDFNNQLLAPGGKGMWGSWGKGSSGGTGAKPASGDQDSGRPATSTLNRFSALQQSGSLLSSSDSDRRVPQRSSSSRERGGDRERGDRERDRFDRFDRREGREGRDDRGNRNEITKRSFSRESQERGGRGGDGRVSNEPVRRVASMTDDRDRGSRDRGSRDRGSRDRGSRDRGPSKDLPVKRESAPTPPPSLPKPALSEEEVEKKSNAIIEEYLHINDLKEALQCVSELNSASLLYVFVRTGLESTLERSTIAREHMGLLLHQLVKAGTLPPQQYYKGLLEILEAAEDMAIDIPHIWLYLAELITPMLHEGGIPMGQLFREISKPLVPLGKAGVLLAQILKLLCKGMTPKKVGAMWTDAGLNWRNFLPKDEDVNKFVTDQKVEYTTGEETESKETSKKKVFSGEELSKQLDRLLQDKANNQRIRDWVEANLDEQQAASNQFIRALMTSVCQSAIICDNPYKVDAEQISQRARLLQRYLCDEQKELQALYALQALMVHMEQPANLLRMFFDALYDEDVIKEEAFYKWESSKDPAEQTGKGVALKSVTAFFTWLREAEEESDKD, encoded by the exons GGTTACTATCAGAACCGACCAGCTATGGCCACCAGTGCACCAAGGGTACAGACAAGCAGTGGCCCACGACCTGTTGCTCCTCATGTCTACCCACCCAGCTCCCAGATGATGATGATTTCCCAGCAGCAGCTCCCCTTTGCTGGGTCCCCTCAGGGTTACTTCCTTCCCCCTGGACAG TACCGGCCCCCATATATGCCAAACACTCAACAGTATCCTGTGACAAGTGGTACAGCAGGCTTCTACCCAGGAACTAGCCCTGCTGAATACCCAGCATATG AGCCCTCTCTTGCTGCGAGGGAGAGGCGGGGTGGTGGAGGGAGAGGGGCTGGGCGAGAGAACGGCCGTCTCTCTCTCCACGGTGCTCCTCTCACCTCCCAGCGCTACCCCG CTGGAGCATACTATTCAGCACAGCCGCAGTACCCTCCATCTGTCCAGCCTGCACCAGTCATAATCAACCCCGCTCAGCAACAGCAACAGGCTCCGCCTCCTCAGCAACCCCCAGCACAGTCACAAGGCCCATTAAAGAGGGAACGCAAACCGGTAGTGTGTCACAACAAAAGGGAATCACACCTCTTGTCTGAG ATAAGAATACGAGACCCCAACCAGGGTGGGCGTGATATCACAGAGGAGATCATGTCAGGTGGACGGTCCACCACCACACCAACCCCCCCACAG GCCTCTATAGCTGATGTGAGTCCACCACAGACCAATGGTGAAGTTCTACAGCCCATCAATACAGTGACAACAAGAG AAGAAAATGTAGACCTTCCTGCTAGCTCTGAAACCCCACCACCTCCAGCTAATGCAAATCCAGAGTCTGTGGAGGAGGCCAAACAGGAACCGGACAGCCAGGTGGCACCAACTACTGACCTAGCCCCCCAACCTGTAGCCCCTACATCAGCTACAGAGGCACAATCCTTATTGATAAAGGATCAGCAGTCGCCCTCTTCACTCTCTGAAGCAGCAGCTTCCCCTGTTGAGGCagtaaatacagatgataataaagTCAGTGACACAGTAGATGCTCCTGTTGGTCCTTCAGCATCATTAGCAGCACAAGAGGTCCCTGTTAAAAAAGATGAACCGATTGTCTCAGCTCCAGCTGAGAGCTCAcaagaaaaggaacaaaagacatcAGAGGAAGTGAAGAAAATTGAAAAAGAAGAGCAGGAGTCTAGTGCCATGATAGAGCCTGCAGTTGAGGTTAAAGCAGTAGTTACCCCTGTTAATATGGCAAAAGAAGAAACCTCCTGTCCACCTACAGAGCCAGTTACTGAAACCTCTCAGCCACCAAACTCAGTACAGGAACCTGTTTGTCCGGTGACCCAGAATGAAACCCCCAGCTGTGatcctgaacctgaacccacagtGGCTGAATCAGCTGAGCCTCTTCTCTCAAACGGTCTTCCTCAGGACATTGAGGAAATGTCTGAGGATACGACATCGCTAGACACTAAACCCCTTGAAAAGCCTGAAACTTCTCTATCTCAGGAATCCGCACCTGTGGCCAAAATGGCAAAGCCAGcccaggaagaggaggaagagaagaaagaagaagtaGGGAAGGAGAAAGGTGAAGATGCCCCATCAACCTCTGTTAGCTGTCCCACAGAGGAATCTACTATGCAAG CTGCTACGTCTGtgccaaagaagaagaaaaacatgaaGGAGCTCAACAAGAAGGCGGCTATTGGGAACCTCCTGGATGCCTTCACAGAG GAGCAGGATGCCAAGGCTTCTTCTGAACCCCAGACCACTCAGGCTGACCCTGTCCCAGCTGCTCCTGCCGAACCTCCTACCAAGGTTGTGGATGAGACCTGGGAGGAGAAAGAGGACAAACAGAATGAAATCGATGGGCCTAAACCCACACCTGAGCCCACGGAGCAGAAATACCAGTACAAAGAGG AGCAATGGAAGCCGATAGACCCAGAGGAAAAGAAGAGGTACGACAGGGAGTTCCTACTGGGCTTCCAGTTCATCAGCGCCAGTATGCATAAACCTGAGGGGTTGCCTGTCATCAGCGATGTGGTTCTGGACAAA GTGAACAAGACTCCACTGCGACCTGCTGACCCAGCTCGATTGATGAGTGTTGGTCCTGATTTCACCCCCTCATATCTGGGTAACCTTGGGAGCAGATCAGTGGGAGGACCACGAGGCCCG CCCCCTGGACCACGTCGGTCTCAGCAGGGTCAACGGAAGGAACCGAGGAAAATCATCAGCAGCATGTCTCTCAATGATGATGTCCAACTTAACAAGGCTGAGAAGGCTTGGAAACCCTCAGTAAAGAAGTCTACTCGTAGCCGTGGTGTGGAAGAGCCTGAAGAAGATGACCCTGACCAGGCCAAGACTCAAGAGTTGTTCAAACGCCTCCGCAGCATCCTGAACAAACTTACTCCCCAGAAATTTCAGGAGCTGATGAAGCAGGTGACGGAGCTGACAATAGACACAGAGGAAAGGCTAAAAGGAGCCATTGATCTCATCTTTGAGAAGGCCATCTCAGAGCCAAACTTCTCTGTGGCCTATGCCAACATGTGCCGCTGCCTTATGGGG CTCAAAGTCCCCACCTCTGACAAGCCAGGACATTTTGTGAACTTCCGCAAACTACTGCTGAATCGCTGCCAGAAAGAGTTTGAAAAGGATCAGGATGATGATGAGATCTTTGAGAAAAAGCAGAAAGAGTTGGAGGCTTCCAAAGAT GATGAGGAGCGTGAGCGCTTGAGGGTGGAACTGGAGGAGGCTAGGGACAAAGCTCGGCGCCGTTCACTGGGTAACATAAAGTTTATTGGTGAACTCTTCAAACTGAAGATGCTGACAGAGGCAATCATGCACGACTGTGTAGTGAAACTACTGAAGAATCATGATGAAGAGTCTCTGGAGTGTCTCTGCAGGCTACTTTCCACAATTGGAAAAGACCTGGACTTTGAGAAGGCCAAG CCTCGAATGGACCAGTATTTCAACCAGATGGACAAGATcatcaaagaaagaaagacctCTTCTCGAATCCGTTTCATGCTTCAAGATGTCTTGGATCTCCGAAAG AGTAACTGGGTACCTCGTAGAGGAGACCAGGGTCCTAAAACAATTGATCAGATCCACAAGGAGGCAGAGATGGAGGAACACAGAGAACAGATCAAAGttcaacagcagcttctctcaaagaaggagggaggaggaggaggcggaggaggaggaggcggtagGATGGGAGGTGGCATGGGGGGCCGTGGCCCTCACACACCAGGAGGTGGCCGGGTTAGCCAGCCTCAGGATGAGGGGTGGAACACAGTACCCATCTCCAAGAACAGACCCATTGACACCAACCTCCTTAGCAAGATCACAAAG TCTGGTGCTCTGGACTTCAACAATCAACTGTTGGCTCCTGGAGGCAAAGGCATGTGGGGGAGCTGGGGAAAAGGCAGCAGCGGAGGAACAGGAGCTAAACCAGCAAGTGGAGACCAGG ATTCTGGTCGTCCAGCTACCAGCACACTCAACCGCTTCTCAGCCCTGCAACAGTCTGGgtcattgttgtcttcatcaGACTCTGATCGCCGAGTTCCCCAGAG GTCAAGCTCCAGCCGTGAGCGCGGTGGGGACAGAGAGAGGGGCGATCGTGAGAGGGATCGGTTTGACCGATTTGATCGCAGGGAAGGACGGGAAGGTCGCGATGACAGAGGCAACAGGAACGAAATCACTAAGAGAAGCTTCAGTAGAGAGTCCCAGGAGCGTGGAGGACGAGGGGGAGATGGCCGTGTTTCAAATGAGCCCGTGCGTCGTGTGGCCAGCATGACTGACGACCGGGACAGGGGAAGTCGAGACAGGGGAAGCAGAGACAGAGGAAGTAGAGACAGAGGAAGCCGGGATAGAGGTCCAAGCAAAGATCTACCAG TTAAGCGTGAAAGCGCCcccactcctcctccttctcttcctaaaCCTGCCTTGAGTGAAGAAGAGGTGGAAAAGAAGTCAAACGCTATAATTGAAGAATACCTCCACATCAATGACTTGAAG GAGGCATTGCAGTGTGTGTCAGAGCTGAACAGTGCCTCTCTGCTCTACGTATTTGTACGGACTGGCTTGGAGTCGACACTTGAGCGCAGCACCATTGCTAGGGAGCACATGGGCCTGTTGCTGCACCAGCTTGTGAAGGCAGGGACACTGCCCCCACAGCAGTACTACAAAGG GCTACTTGAGATCCTGGAGGCAGCAGAGGACATGGCCATAGATATACCTCACATCTGGCTTTACCTGGCTGAACTCATTACCCCCATGCTCCACGAGGGAGGCATCCCTATGGGACAGCTCTTCAG GGAGATCTCAAAGCCTCTTGTGCCTCTTGGAAAGGCTGGTGTCCTGTTGGCACAGATCCTCAAGCTGCTCTGCAAAGGAATG ACTCCTAAGAAGGTTGGAGCCATGTGGACAGATGCTGGGTTGAACTGGAGAAATTTCTTGCCCAAGGACGAAGACGTCAACAAGTTTGTCACTGATCAG AAAGTGGAGTATACCACAGGAGAGGAGACGGAGTCTAAGGAAACCAGTAAAAAGAAGGTTTTCAGTGGAGAAGAGCTCAGCAAACAGCTGGATAGACTCCTGCAGGACAAAGCCAACAACCAACGTATCAGAGACTGGGTTGAA GCTAACTTAGATGAACAGCAGGCTGCTTCCAACCAGTTCATACGAGCTCTGATGACGTCGGTGTGCCAGTCCGCCATCATCT GTGACAACCCATACAAGGTGGATGCCGAGCAGATAAGCCAAAGGGCCCGGCTGCTGCAGAGGTACCTCTGTGATGAGCAGAAAGAGCTGCAGGCCCTTTACGCTCTTCAGGCTCTGATGGTGCACATGGAGCAGCCAGCAA ACCTGCTGCGGATGTTCTTCGATGCCTTGTACGATGAGGATGTTATTAAAGAGGAGGCCTTTTACAAATGGGAATCCAGCAAAGACCCCGCAGAGCAAACAGGCAAAGGTGTGGCCTTGAAATCGGTCACCGCTTTCTTCACCTGGCTCCGTGAGGCCGAGGAGGAATCCGACAAGGACTAA
- the eif4g1a gene encoding eukaryotic translation initiation factor 4 gamma 1a isoform X9 produces the protein MNKPPQPITGPTSVPNPAPSPGLTQAAYGPGQPPSLVFATPPPPQMNSAPPPRQGYYQNRPAMATSAPRVQTSSGPRPVAPHVYPPSSQMMMISQQQLPFAGSPQGYFLPPGQYRPPYMPNTQQYPVTSGTAGFYPGTSPAEYPAYAGAYYSAQPQYPPSVQPAPVIINPAQQQQQAPPPQQPPAQSQGPLKRERKPIRIRDPNQGGRDITEEIMSGGRSTTTPTPPQASIADVSPPQTNGEVLQPINTVTTREENVDLPASSETPPPPANANPESVEEAKQEPDSQVAPTTDLAPQPVAPTSATEAQSLLIKDQQSPSSLSEAAASPVEAVNTDDNKVSDTVDAPVGPSASLAAQEVPVKKDEPIVSAPAESSQEKEQKTSEEVKKIEKEEQESSAMIEPAVEVKAVVTPVNMAKEETSCPPTEPVTETSQPPNSVQEPVCPVTQNETPSCDPEPEPTVAESAEPLLSNGLPQDIEEMSEDTTSLDTKPLEKPETSLSQESAPVAKMAKPAQEEEEEKKEEVGKEKGEDAPSTSVSCPTEESTMQAATSVPKKKKNMKELNKKAAIGNLLDAFTEEQDAKASSEPQTTQADPVPAAPAEPPTKVVDETWEEKEDKQNEIDGPKPTPEPTEQKYQYKEEQWKPIDPEEKKRYDREFLLGFQFISASMHKPEGLPVISDVVLDKVNKTPLRPADPARLMSVGPDFTPSYLGNLGSRSVGGPRGPPPGPRRSQQGQRKEPRKIISSMSLNDDVQLNKAEKAWKPSVKKSTRSRGVEEPEEDDPDQAKTQELFKRLRSILNKLTPQKFQELMKQVTELTIDTEERLKGAIDLIFEKAISEPNFSVAYANMCRCLMGLKVPTSDKPGHFVNFRKLLLNRCQKEFEKDQDDDEIFEKKQKELEASKDDEERERLRVELEEARDKARRRSLGNIKFIGELFKLKMLTEAIMHDCVVKLLKNHDEESLECLCRLLSTIGKDLDFEKAKPRMDQYFNQMDKIIKERKTSSRIRFMLQDVLDLRKSNWVPRRGDQGPKTIDQIHKEAEMEEHREQIKVQQQLLSKKEGGGGGGGGGGGRMGGGMGGRGPHTPGGGRVSQPQDEGWNTVPISKNRPIDTNLLSKITKSGALDFNNQLLAPGGKGMWGSWGKGSSGGTGAKPASGDQDSGRPATSTLNRFSALQQSGSLLSSSDSDRRVPQRSSSSRERGGDRERGDRERDRFDRFDRREGREGRDDRGNRNEITKRSFSRESQERGGRGGDGRVSNEPVRRVASMTDDRDRGSRDRGSRDRGSRDRGSRDRGPSKDLPVKRESAPTPPPSLPKPALSEEEVEKKSNAIIEEYLHINDLKEALQCVSELNSASLLYVFVRTGLESTLERSTIAREHMGLLLHQLVKAGTLPPQQYYKGLLEILEAAEDMAIDIPHIWLYLAELITPMLHEGGIPMGQLFREISKPLVPLGKAGVLLAQILKLLCKGMTPKKVGAMWTDAGLNWRNFLPKDEDVNKFVTDQKVEYTTGEETESKETSKKKVFSGEELSKQLDRLLQDKANNQRIRDWVEANLDEQQAASNQFIRALMTSVCQSAIICDNPYKVDAEQISQRARLLQRYLCDEQKELQALYALQALMVHMEQPANLLRMFFDALYDEDVIKEEAFYKWESSKDPAEQTGKGVALKSVTAFFTWLREAEEESDKD, from the exons GGTTACTATCAGAACCGACCAGCTATGGCCACCAGTGCACCAAGGGTACAGACAAGCAGTGGCCCACGACCTGTTGCTCCTCATGTCTACCCACCCAGCTCCCAGATGATGATGATTTCCCAGCAGCAGCTCCCCTTTGCTGGGTCCCCTCAGGGTTACTTCCTTCCCCCTGGACAG TACCGGCCCCCATATATGCCAAACACTCAACAGTATCCTGTGACAAGTGGTACAGCAGGCTTCTACCCAGGAACTAGCCCTGCTGAATACCCAGCATATG CTGGAGCATACTATTCAGCACAGCCGCAGTACCCTCCATCTGTCCAGCCTGCACCAGTCATAATCAACCCCGCTCAGCAACAGCAACAGGCTCCGCCTCCTCAGCAACCCCCAGCACAGTCACAAGGCCCATTAAAGAGGGAACGCAAACCG ATAAGAATACGAGACCCCAACCAGGGTGGGCGTGATATCACAGAGGAGATCATGTCAGGTGGACGGTCCACCACCACACCAACCCCCCCACAG GCCTCTATAGCTGATGTGAGTCCACCACAGACCAATGGTGAAGTTCTACAGCCCATCAATACAGTGACAACAAGAG AAGAAAATGTAGACCTTCCTGCTAGCTCTGAAACCCCACCACCTCCAGCTAATGCAAATCCAGAGTCTGTGGAGGAGGCCAAACAGGAACCGGACAGCCAGGTGGCACCAACTACTGACCTAGCCCCCCAACCTGTAGCCCCTACATCAGCTACAGAGGCACAATCCTTATTGATAAAGGATCAGCAGTCGCCCTCTTCACTCTCTGAAGCAGCAGCTTCCCCTGTTGAGGCagtaaatacagatgataataaagTCAGTGACACAGTAGATGCTCCTGTTGGTCCTTCAGCATCATTAGCAGCACAAGAGGTCCCTGTTAAAAAAGATGAACCGATTGTCTCAGCTCCAGCTGAGAGCTCAcaagaaaaggaacaaaagacatcAGAGGAAGTGAAGAAAATTGAAAAAGAAGAGCAGGAGTCTAGTGCCATGATAGAGCCTGCAGTTGAGGTTAAAGCAGTAGTTACCCCTGTTAATATGGCAAAAGAAGAAACCTCCTGTCCACCTACAGAGCCAGTTACTGAAACCTCTCAGCCACCAAACTCAGTACAGGAACCTGTTTGTCCGGTGACCCAGAATGAAACCCCCAGCTGTGatcctgaacctgaacccacagtGGCTGAATCAGCTGAGCCTCTTCTCTCAAACGGTCTTCCTCAGGACATTGAGGAAATGTCTGAGGATACGACATCGCTAGACACTAAACCCCTTGAAAAGCCTGAAACTTCTCTATCTCAGGAATCCGCACCTGTGGCCAAAATGGCAAAGCCAGcccaggaagaggaggaagagaagaaagaagaagtaGGGAAGGAGAAAGGTGAAGATGCCCCATCAACCTCTGTTAGCTGTCCCACAGAGGAATCTACTATGCAAG CTGCTACGTCTGtgccaaagaagaagaaaaacatgaaGGAGCTCAACAAGAAGGCGGCTATTGGGAACCTCCTGGATGCCTTCACAGAG GAGCAGGATGCCAAGGCTTCTTCTGAACCCCAGACCACTCAGGCTGACCCTGTCCCAGCTGCTCCTGCCGAACCTCCTACCAAGGTTGTGGATGAGACCTGGGAGGAGAAAGAGGACAAACAGAATGAAATCGATGGGCCTAAACCCACACCTGAGCCCACGGAGCAGAAATACCAGTACAAAGAGG AGCAATGGAAGCCGATAGACCCAGAGGAAAAGAAGAGGTACGACAGGGAGTTCCTACTGGGCTTCCAGTTCATCAGCGCCAGTATGCATAAACCTGAGGGGTTGCCTGTCATCAGCGATGTGGTTCTGGACAAA GTGAACAAGACTCCACTGCGACCTGCTGACCCAGCTCGATTGATGAGTGTTGGTCCTGATTTCACCCCCTCATATCTGGGTAACCTTGGGAGCAGATCAGTGGGAGGACCACGAGGCCCG CCCCCTGGACCACGTCGGTCTCAGCAGGGTCAACGGAAGGAACCGAGGAAAATCATCAGCAGCATGTCTCTCAATGATGATGTCCAACTTAACAAGGCTGAGAAGGCTTGGAAACCCTCAGTAAAGAAGTCTACTCGTAGCCGTGGTGTGGAAGAGCCTGAAGAAGATGACCCTGACCAGGCCAAGACTCAAGAGTTGTTCAAACGCCTCCGCAGCATCCTGAACAAACTTACTCCCCAGAAATTTCAGGAGCTGATGAAGCAGGTGACGGAGCTGACAATAGACACAGAGGAAAGGCTAAAAGGAGCCATTGATCTCATCTTTGAGAAGGCCATCTCAGAGCCAAACTTCTCTGTGGCCTATGCCAACATGTGCCGCTGCCTTATGGGG CTCAAAGTCCCCACCTCTGACAAGCCAGGACATTTTGTGAACTTCCGCAAACTACTGCTGAATCGCTGCCAGAAAGAGTTTGAAAAGGATCAGGATGATGATGAGATCTTTGAGAAAAAGCAGAAAGAGTTGGAGGCTTCCAAAGAT GATGAGGAGCGTGAGCGCTTGAGGGTGGAACTGGAGGAGGCTAGGGACAAAGCTCGGCGCCGTTCACTGGGTAACATAAAGTTTATTGGTGAACTCTTCAAACTGAAGATGCTGACAGAGGCAATCATGCACGACTGTGTAGTGAAACTACTGAAGAATCATGATGAAGAGTCTCTGGAGTGTCTCTGCAGGCTACTTTCCACAATTGGAAAAGACCTGGACTTTGAGAAGGCCAAG CCTCGAATGGACCAGTATTTCAACCAGATGGACAAGATcatcaaagaaagaaagacctCTTCTCGAATCCGTTTCATGCTTCAAGATGTCTTGGATCTCCGAAAG AGTAACTGGGTACCTCGTAGAGGAGACCAGGGTCCTAAAACAATTGATCAGATCCACAAGGAGGCAGAGATGGAGGAACACAGAGAACAGATCAAAGttcaacagcagcttctctcaaagaaggagggaggaggaggaggcggaggaggaggaggcggtagGATGGGAGGTGGCATGGGGGGCCGTGGCCCTCACACACCAGGAGGTGGCCGGGTTAGCCAGCCTCAGGATGAGGGGTGGAACACAGTACCCATCTCCAAGAACAGACCCATTGACACCAACCTCCTTAGCAAGATCACAAAG TCTGGTGCTCTGGACTTCAACAATCAACTGTTGGCTCCTGGAGGCAAAGGCATGTGGGGGAGCTGGGGAAAAGGCAGCAGCGGAGGAACAGGAGCTAAACCAGCAAGTGGAGACCAGG ATTCTGGTCGTCCAGCTACCAGCACACTCAACCGCTTCTCAGCCCTGCAACAGTCTGGgtcattgttgtcttcatcaGACTCTGATCGCCGAGTTCCCCAGAG GTCAAGCTCCAGCCGTGAGCGCGGTGGGGACAGAGAGAGGGGCGATCGTGAGAGGGATCGGTTTGACCGATTTGATCGCAGGGAAGGACGGGAAGGTCGCGATGACAGAGGCAACAGGAACGAAATCACTAAGAGAAGCTTCAGTAGAGAGTCCCAGGAGCGTGGAGGACGAGGGGGAGATGGCCGTGTTTCAAATGAGCCCGTGCGTCGTGTGGCCAGCATGACTGACGACCGGGACAGGGGAAGTCGAGACAGGGGAAGCAGAGACAGAGGAAGTAGAGACAGAGGAAGCCGGGATAGAGGTCCAAGCAAAGATCTACCAG TTAAGCGTGAAAGCGCCcccactcctcctccttctcttcctaaaCCTGCCTTGAGTGAAGAAGAGGTGGAAAAGAAGTCAAACGCTATAATTGAAGAATACCTCCACATCAATGACTTGAAG GAGGCATTGCAGTGTGTGTCAGAGCTGAACAGTGCCTCTCTGCTCTACGTATTTGTACGGACTGGCTTGGAGTCGACACTTGAGCGCAGCACCATTGCTAGGGAGCACATGGGCCTGTTGCTGCACCAGCTTGTGAAGGCAGGGACACTGCCCCCACAGCAGTACTACAAAGG GCTACTTGAGATCCTGGAGGCAGCAGAGGACATGGCCATAGATATACCTCACATCTGGCTTTACCTGGCTGAACTCATTACCCCCATGCTCCACGAGGGAGGCATCCCTATGGGACAGCTCTTCAG GGAGATCTCAAAGCCTCTTGTGCCTCTTGGAAAGGCTGGTGTCCTGTTGGCACAGATCCTCAAGCTGCTCTGCAAAGGAATG ACTCCTAAGAAGGTTGGAGCCATGTGGACAGATGCTGGGTTGAACTGGAGAAATTTCTTGCCCAAGGACGAAGACGTCAACAAGTTTGTCACTGATCAG AAAGTGGAGTATACCACAGGAGAGGAGACGGAGTCTAAGGAAACCAGTAAAAAGAAGGTTTTCAGTGGAGAAGAGCTCAGCAAACAGCTGGATAGACTCCTGCAGGACAAAGCCAACAACCAACGTATCAGAGACTGGGTTGAA GCTAACTTAGATGAACAGCAGGCTGCTTCCAACCAGTTCATACGAGCTCTGATGACGTCGGTGTGCCAGTCCGCCATCATCT GTGACAACCCATACAAGGTGGATGCCGAGCAGATAAGCCAAAGGGCCCGGCTGCTGCAGAGGTACCTCTGTGATGAGCAGAAAGAGCTGCAGGCCCTTTACGCTCTTCAGGCTCTGATGGTGCACATGGAGCAGCCAGCAA ACCTGCTGCGGATGTTCTTCGATGCCTTGTACGATGAGGATGTTATTAAAGAGGAGGCCTTTTACAAATGGGAATCCAGCAAAGACCCCGCAGAGCAAACAGGCAAAGGTGTGGCCTTGAAATCGGTCACCGCTTTCTTCACCTGGCTCCGTGAGGCCGAGGAGGAATCCGACAAGGACTAA